In one window of Desulfuribacillus alkaliarsenatis DNA:
- a CDS encoding ABC transporter ATP-binding protein, translating to MQTIIRLEAIEKQFDGEVVIHPLDLSIYEGEFLTLLGPSGCGKTTLLRMVAGFEQPTSGEIYLDGIPQKGKAPYERDMNMVFQQYALFPHMNVEDNILFGLKIKNVPKAEQEKRLIEVLSYTKLANFRKRRPAQLSGGQQQRVAIARAIINRPKVLLLDEPLGALDYQLRKSLQLDLKNLQKTLGITFVYVTHDQEEALMMSDRIVIVNEGKIEQIGSPQDIYRSPKTTFAAKFIGENNFFQQGDLRFCVRPEDITIELANKNERSDNDLQKHLLHKKQGLVQEIVFTGNVHKIYVVPKDEADKKIIVYDYHKGKTSWQKNDEVVLSWSQEDEVMLN from the coding sequence ATGCAAACAATCATCCGTTTAGAGGCGATTGAGAAGCAGTTTGATGGCGAGGTTGTAATTCATCCGTTGGATTTATCGATATATGAAGGTGAATTCTTGACGTTATTAGGGCCAAGTGGTTGTGGAAAGACAACACTACTTCGTATGGTAGCTGGGTTTGAGCAGCCTACGAGTGGTGAGATATACCTAGATGGAATACCCCAAAAGGGTAAAGCACCGTATGAACGGGATATGAATATGGTGTTTCAGCAATATGCTTTATTTCCGCATATGAATGTAGAAGATAATATATTATTTGGACTGAAAATTAAAAATGTACCAAAAGCCGAACAGGAAAAACGGCTTATAGAAGTGTTAAGTTATACTAAGCTAGCGAATTTTCGTAAACGCCGTCCAGCTCAGCTTTCTGGTGGACAACAACAGCGAGTGGCGATTGCTAGGGCAATTATTAATCGACCGAAGGTCTTGCTGTTAGACGAGCCATTAGGGGCGCTAGATTACCAACTACGGAAAAGTCTACAGCTAGACTTGAAAAATCTTCAGAAAACCTTAGGTATTACCTTCGTTTATGTTACCCATGATCAAGAAGAAGCATTGATGATGTCGGATCGGATTGTGATAGTTAACGAGGGGAAAATTGAGCAGATAGGTTCACCGCAGGATATTTATCGGAGTCCTAAAACAACATTTGCAGCTAAATTTATTGGTGAGAATAATTTTTTTCAGCAGGGTGATTTGAGGTTTTGTGTGCGACCTGAAGATATAACGATTGAACTGGCTAATAAAAATGAAAGATCAGATAATGACCTGCAAAAACACTTATTACATAAGAAGCAAGGGTTGGTTCAAGAAATTGTGTTTACAGGTAATGTCCACAAAATCTATGTCGTTCCGAAGGATGAAGCAGATAAGAAAATCATCGTATATGATTATCATAAAGGCAAAACAAGCTGGCAAAAGAATGATGAAGTAGTGCTTTCTTGGTCCCAGGAGGATGAGGTGATGCTAAATTGA